A portion of the Salvelinus fontinalis isolate EN_2023a chromosome 32, ASM2944872v1, whole genome shotgun sequence genome contains these proteins:
- the LOC129830601 gene encoding lactose-binding lectin l-2-like, translating to MAEEAELLPKQSQSHFLPIQPELVFRSRSRSQHSRSTLSVGCNGILINSAELFNSWQETRQGQDPLLHSSPIVPASPTLCTMFLFLCIAFLHSLVLGAPVLYQGEELSQNYCPMGWYDFNGRCYRYVATPLNWPDAESYCLTQGGNLVSVHSEAEHQFIKILIQRFDPAERGTWMGLSDIHVEGRWMWSDGSKVDFIPWHPSQPDGGRNQNCVITNHFDQRWNDQGCNYSHAFVCAERLC from the exons atggcg GAAGAGGCTGAACTCCTTCCCAAACAATCCCAATCCCATTTCTTACCTATCCAGCCAGAACTTGTATTCAGATCTCGTTCACGCTCCCAGCACTCTAGGAGCACCTTATCTGTGGGATGT AATGGGATTCTAATCAACTCAGCGGAGCTGTTCAACAGCTGGCAGGAAACCAGACAGG GACAGGACCCACTGCTGCACAGCTCACCTATAGTGCCTGCCAGCCCAACACTCTGCACCATGTTCCTGTTCCTCTGCATTGCCTTTCTCCACAGCCTTGTTCTGGGTGCTCCTGTGCTTTACCAGGGAGAAGAGCTATCCCAAAACTACTGCCCAATGGGCTGGTACGATTTTAACGGACGCTGCTATAGGTATGTTGCTACACCACTGAACTGGCCTGATGCTGAGTCCTACTGTTTGACTCAGGGAGGGAACCTGGTCTCTGTGCACAGTGAGGCAGAACACCAGTTCATCAAAATCCTGATCCAGAGATTCGACCCTGCGGAGAGAGGAACCTGGATGGGTCTGTCTGACATCCACGTGGAGGGGAGGTGGATGTGGTCTGACGGGTCCAAAGTGGACTTCATACCCTGGCATCCATCCCAGCCTGATGGCGGACGGAATCAAAACTGTGTAATAACTAACCATTTTGACCAAAGGTGGAATGATCAAGGTTGCAATTACAGTCACGCCTTTGTCTGCGCCGAACGTCTCTGCTAG